From Chionomys nivalis chromosome 21, mChiNiv1.1, whole genome shotgun sequence, a single genomic window includes:
- the Cog8 gene encoding conserved oligomeric Golgi complex subunit 8 isoform X3, translated as MATAVTLQSSAPASATATATAAALGELEDEGLLASLFRDRFPEAQWRERPDVGRYLRELSGSGLDRLRREPERLAEERAQLLQQTRDLAFANYKTFIRGAECTERIHRLFGDVETSLGHLLDRLPSFQQSCRNFVKEAEEISSNRRMNTLTLNRHTEILEILEIPQLMDTCVRNSYYEEALELAAYVRRLERKYSSIPVIQSIVNEVRQSMQLMLSQLIQQLRTNIQLPACLRVIGYLRRMDVFTEAELRVKFLQARDAWLRSILTAIPNDDPYFHITKTIEACRVHLFDIITQYRAIFSDEDPLLPSAMGEYTVNEGAIFHGWVLQKISQFLQVLETDLYRGIGGRLDSLLGQCMYFGLSFSRVGADFRGQLAPVFQRVALNSFQKAVEEAVEKFQDEMTSYTLISAAAILGSSNMPAAVPTTQPGTLQPPMVLLDFPPLACFLNNILVAFNDLRLCCPVALAQDVTRTLEDALAKVTKTILAFHRAEEAAFSSGELEIFVQFCTAFLEDLVPYLNRCLQVLFPPAQIAQTLGISPTQLSKHGNLGHVNISAIQEPLAFILPKRETVFCLDGQELVPDLVAPAQELSAEQPGLDPRGEPVVWSASGWTARIIQHEMDHLQGCLFIDKMDSGTFTNLHWMEVND; from the exons ATGGCGACTGCTGTGACTCTCCAGTCCTCTGCTCCCGCTTCGGCCACGGCGACGGCCACAGCAGCCGCGCTGGGGGAGCTGGAAGATGAGGGACTCCTGGCGTCGCTCTTCCGCGACCGCTTCCCCGAGGCCCAGTGGCGTGAGCGGCCGGACGTGGGCCGCTACCTCCGGGAGCTGAGCGGCTCGGGGCTGGACCGGCTGCGACGCGAGCCCGAGCGCTTGGCGGAGGAGCGGGCCCAGCTGCTGCAGCAGACGCGCGACCTGGCCTTCGCCAATTACAAGACGTTCATTCGCGGTGCCGAGTGCACCGAGCGCATCCACCGCCTCTTTGGCGACGTGGAGACGTCCCTCGGTCACCTGCTCGACCGTCTGCCCAGCTTTCAGCAGAGCTGCAG GAACTTTGTGAAGGAGGCCGAGGAGATCAGCTCGAACCGCCGGATGAACACCCTGACTCTAAACCGGCACACAGAAATCCTGGAGATTTTAGAGATTCCACAGCTTATGGACACCTGTGTCCGAAACAGCTATTACGAAGAGGCCCTGGAGCTTGCCGCCTATGTTCGCCGACTGGAAAGGAAATACTCCTCCATCCCTGTCATCCAG AGCATCGTGAATGAAGTGCGCCAGTCCATGCAGCTGATGCTGAGCCAGCTGATCCAGCAACTGAGGACCAACATCCAGCTCCCAGCCTGCCTGCGTGTCATTGGCTATCTCCGGCGCATGGATGTCTTCACTGAGGCTGAGCTGAGGGTGAAGTTTCTTCAGGCCCGGGATGCTTGGCTTCGCTCCATCCTGACTGCCATCCCTAATGATGATCCTTATTTCCATATCACAAAAACCATTGAGGCCTGCCGGGTCCACCTCTTTGATATCATCACTCAGTACCGTGCCATCTTCTCGGATGAGGACCCCTTGCTGCCATCTGCCATGGGAGAGTACACTGTGAATGAGGGTGCCATCTTCCATGGCTGGGTGCTGCAGAAAATCTCACAGTTCCTGCAAGTGCTAGAGACTGATCTTTACCGGGGAATAGGAGGGCGCTTGGATTCTCTGCTGGGCCAATGCATGTACTTTGGGCTGTCCTTTAGCCGGGTGGGAGCTGATTTCCGGGGCCAGTTGGCTCCTGTTTTCCAGAGAGTGGCACTCAACTCTTTCCAGAAAGCAGTTGAGGAAGCAGTAGAGAAATTCCAGGATGAAATGACTTCGTACACCCTCATCTCAGCTGCAGCCATCCTGGGCAGCAGTAACATGCCTGCTGCAGTGCCGACCACACAACCCGGGACGTTGCAGCCACCGATGGTACTCCTAGACTTCCCGCCACTTGCCTGCTTCCTCAACAACATTTTGGTTGCTTTCAATGATCTGCGTCTCTGCTGTCCTGTGGCCCTAGCACAGGATGTGACTCGGACCTTGGAGGATGCCCTTGCCAAA GTAACCAAAACAATCTTGGCATTCCATCGTGCTGAAGAGGCTGCGTTCAGCAGTGGTGAACTTGAAATCTTTGTCCAGTTCTGCACTGCCTTCCTGGAAGACCTTGTTCCGTATCTGAACCGCTGTCTTCAAGTCCTGTTCCCGCCAGCTCAGATAGCCCAGACTCTag GCATTTCACCCACCCAGCTCTCCAAGCACGGAAACCTTGGGCATGTGAACATCAGCGCTATCCAGGAGCCTCTCGCGTTTATCCTGCCTAAGAGAGAGACAGTCTTCTGTCTAGATGGCCAGGAGCTAGTGCCCGACCTCGTGGCCCCAGCTCAAGAGCTTTCTGCGgagcagcctg GACTGGACCCAAGAGGAGAGCCGGTGGTGTGGTCCGCAAGTGGGTGGACAGCCCGAATCATCCAGCACGAGATGGATCATTTGcagggctgcttgttcattgaCAAAATGGACAGCGGGACATTTACCAATCTCCACTGGATGGAGGTCAATGACTGA
- the Cog8 gene encoding conserved oligomeric Golgi complex subunit 8 isoform X2 has translation MGLLGGLLVAARLPLGGVRSCSSSAGLEGPARTRSYWRYLRRLVWGAPQPPYSRVCQVGDPVLRTVAAPVEPAQLAGPELQRLVGRLVQVMRRRRCLGLSAPQLGVPLQVLALEFPDALFRTFSPRLRELRQMEPFPLRVLVNPRLRVLDNRMVTFPEGCESVAGFLACVPRFQTVQISGLDPRGEPVVWSASGWTARIIQHEMDHLQGCLFIDKMDSGTFTNLHWMEVND, from the exons ATGGGGCTGCTGGGTGGGCTGCTGGTAGCGGCGCGGCTCCCGCTGGGCGGTGTGCGGAGCTGCAGCTCGTCTGCCGGCCTAGAAGGCCCCGCGCGCACGCGCTCCTACTGGCGGTACTTGAGGCGCCTCGTATGGGGCGCGCCGCAGCCGCCATACTCGCGCGTGTGCCAGGTCGGGGACCCGGTGCTGCGCACCGTGGCGGCCCCGGTGGAACCCGCGCAGCTGGCGGGGCCGGAGCTGCAGCGACTCGTGGGGCGGCTGGTGCAGGTGATGCGCCGGCGGCGCTGCTTGGGTCTGAGTGCGCCGCAGCTGGGGGTGCCGCTGCAAGTGCTGGCGCTCGAGTTCCCCGACGCGCTCTTCCGCACCTTCTCACCGCGCTTGCGCGAGCTGCGTCAGATGGAGCCCTTCCCGCTTCGCGTGCTGGTGAACCCCCGCCTGAGGGTGCTGGACAACCGCATGGTCACCTTCCCCGAGGGCTGCGAGAGCGTTGCCGGTTTCCTGGCGTGTGTGCCTCGCTTCCAGACCGTGCAGATCTCAG GACTGGACCCAAGAGGAGAGCCGGTGGTGTGGTCCGCAAGTGGGTGGACAGCCCGAATCATCCAGCACGAGATGGATCATTTGcagggctgcttgttcattgaCAAAATGGACAGCGGGACATTTACCAATCTCCACTGGATGGAGGTCAATGACTGA
- the Cog8 gene encoding conserved oligomeric Golgi complex subunit 8 isoform X1, with the protein MATAVTLQSSAPASATATATAAALGELEDEGLLASLFRDRFPEAQWRERPDVGRYLRELSGSGLDRLRREPERLAEERAQLLQQTRDLAFANYKTFIRGAECTERIHRLFGDVETSLGHLLDRLPSFQQSCRNFVKEAEEISSNRRMNTLTLNRHTEILEILEIPQLMDTCVRNSYYEEALELAAYVRRLERKYSSIPVIQSIVNEVRQSMQLMLSQLIQQLRTNIQLPACLRVIGYLRRMDVFTEAELRVKFLQARDAWLRSILTAIPNDDPYFHITKTIEACRVHLFDIITQYRAIFSDEDPLLPSAMGEYTVNEGAIFHGWVLQKISQFLQVLETDLYRGIGGRLDSLLGQCMYFGLSFSRVGADFRGQLAPVFQRVALNSFQKAVEEAVEKFQDEMTSYTLISAAAILGSSNMPAAVPTTQPGTLQPPMVLLDFPPLACFLNNILVAFNDLRLCCPVALAQDVTRTLEDALAKVTKTILAFHRAEEAAFSSGELEIFVQFCTAFLEDLVPYLNRCLQVLFPPAQIAQTLGISPTQLSKHGNLGHVNISAIQEPLAFILPKRETVFCLDGQELVPDLVAPAQELSAEQPGLEPVTSAAPEGGSEKGEPEEPLPGEPVEGEPLPAQPPSEEP; encoded by the exons ATGGCGACTGCTGTGACTCTCCAGTCCTCTGCTCCCGCTTCGGCCACGGCGACGGCCACAGCAGCCGCGCTGGGGGAGCTGGAAGATGAGGGACTCCTGGCGTCGCTCTTCCGCGACCGCTTCCCCGAGGCCCAGTGGCGTGAGCGGCCGGACGTGGGCCGCTACCTCCGGGAGCTGAGCGGCTCGGGGCTGGACCGGCTGCGACGCGAGCCCGAGCGCTTGGCGGAGGAGCGGGCCCAGCTGCTGCAGCAGACGCGCGACCTGGCCTTCGCCAATTACAAGACGTTCATTCGCGGTGCCGAGTGCACCGAGCGCATCCACCGCCTCTTTGGCGACGTGGAGACGTCCCTCGGTCACCTGCTCGACCGTCTGCCCAGCTTTCAGCAGAGCTGCAG GAACTTTGTGAAGGAGGCCGAGGAGATCAGCTCGAACCGCCGGATGAACACCCTGACTCTAAACCGGCACACAGAAATCCTGGAGATTTTAGAGATTCCACAGCTTATGGACACCTGTGTCCGAAACAGCTATTACGAAGAGGCCCTGGAGCTTGCCGCCTATGTTCGCCGACTGGAAAGGAAATACTCCTCCATCCCTGTCATCCAG AGCATCGTGAATGAAGTGCGCCAGTCCATGCAGCTGATGCTGAGCCAGCTGATCCAGCAACTGAGGACCAACATCCAGCTCCCAGCCTGCCTGCGTGTCATTGGCTATCTCCGGCGCATGGATGTCTTCACTGAGGCTGAGCTGAGGGTGAAGTTTCTTCAGGCCCGGGATGCTTGGCTTCGCTCCATCCTGACTGCCATCCCTAATGATGATCCTTATTTCCATATCACAAAAACCATTGAGGCCTGCCGGGTCCACCTCTTTGATATCATCACTCAGTACCGTGCCATCTTCTCGGATGAGGACCCCTTGCTGCCATCTGCCATGGGAGAGTACACTGTGAATGAGGGTGCCATCTTCCATGGCTGGGTGCTGCAGAAAATCTCACAGTTCCTGCAAGTGCTAGAGACTGATCTTTACCGGGGAATAGGAGGGCGCTTGGATTCTCTGCTGGGCCAATGCATGTACTTTGGGCTGTCCTTTAGCCGGGTGGGAGCTGATTTCCGGGGCCAGTTGGCTCCTGTTTTCCAGAGAGTGGCACTCAACTCTTTCCAGAAAGCAGTTGAGGAAGCAGTAGAGAAATTCCAGGATGAAATGACTTCGTACACCCTCATCTCAGCTGCAGCCATCCTGGGCAGCAGTAACATGCCTGCTGCAGTGCCGACCACACAACCCGGGACGTTGCAGCCACCGATGGTACTCCTAGACTTCCCGCCACTTGCCTGCTTCCTCAACAACATTTTGGTTGCTTTCAATGATCTGCGTCTCTGCTGTCCTGTGGCCCTAGCACAGGATGTGACTCGGACCTTGGAGGATGCCCTTGCCAAA GTAACCAAAACAATCTTGGCATTCCATCGTGCTGAAGAGGCTGCGTTCAGCAGTGGTGAACTTGAAATCTTTGTCCAGTTCTGCACTGCCTTCCTGGAAGACCTTGTTCCGTATCTGAACCGCTGTCTTCAAGTCCTGTTCCCGCCAGCTCAGATAGCCCAGACTCTag GCATTTCACCCACCCAGCTCTCCAAGCACGGAAACCTTGGGCATGTGAACATCAGCGCTATCCAGGAGCCTCTCGCGTTTATCCTGCCTAAGAGAGAGACAGTCTTCTGTCTAGATGGCCAGGAGCTAGTGCCCGACCTCGTGGCCCCAGCTCAAGAGCTTTCTGCGgagcagcctggcctggaaccAGTTACTTCAGCGGCCCCCGAGGGCGGGTCAGAGAAGGGAGAACCAGAGGAACCTCTACCTGGGGAGCCAGTGGAGGGGGAGCCGCTGCCCGCGCAGCCGCCCAGTGAGGAGCCATAG
- the Nip7 gene encoding 60S ribosome subunit biogenesis protein NIP7 homolog yields the protein MRPLTEEETRVMFEKIAKYIGENLQLLVDRPDGTYCFRLHNDRVYYVSEMILKLAANISGEKLVSLGTCFGKFTKTHKFRLHVTALDYLAPYAKYKVWIKPGAEQSFLYGNHVLKSGLGRITENTSQYQGVVVYSMADIPLGFGVAAKSTQDCRKVDPMAIVVFHQADIGEYVRHEETLT from the exons ATGCGGCCGTTGACAGAAGAAGAGACCCGAGTGATGTTTGAGAAGATCGCGAAATA CATCGGGGAGAATCTGCAGCTCCTGGTGGACAGGCCCGACGGCACCTACTGCTTCCGACTGCACAATGACCGCGTGTACTATGTGAG TGAGATGATCCTGAAGCTGGCCGCCAACATCTCCGGGGAGAAGCTGGTTTCACTGGGGACGTGTTTTGGAAAGTTTACCAAGACCCACAAGTTCCGATTGCACGTTACAGCGCTCGATTACCTTGCACCCTATGCCAAG TATAAAGTGTGGATAAAGCCTGGAGCAGAGCAGTCCTTCCTGTATGGAAACCACGTGTTGAAATCCGGTCTGGGCCGAATCACTGAAAACACTTCTCAGTACCAGGGAGTGGTGGTTTACTCCATGGCGGACATTCCTTTG GGTTTCGGGGTAGCAGCAAAGTCTACTCAAGACTGCAGGAAAGTGGACCCCATGGCAATTGTGGTGTTTCATCAAGCAGACATTGGGGAATACGTGCGGCATGAAGAGACACTGACCTAG
- the Tmed6 gene encoding transmembrane emp24 domain-containing protein 6 — protein MFALLCVAGLVAVSLVTSAKSQEAGTLVGSEDQPLFRKAEQHDFAIMVHPGDMECFWQFAEQMGYFYFSYEVQRTLGMSHDHHIAATVHTPQGFLIDTSQDARGQINFATQETGFYRLCLRNDQSRFSSVQVYLNLGVFYEGLEMDHKQYQRKQLNDTLDAIEDSTRRMEIHVFHVWRFYNFARMRKVADFLLLQSTYTYVNRWSAAQSLAIVLSGVLQLYFLKRLFTGSAADTKQRC, from the exons ATGTTCGCTTTGCTCTGCGTGGCCGGGCTGGTGGCTGTGAGCCTGGTGACATCTGCTAAGAGCCAGGAAGCAGGTACCCTAGTGGGCTCTGAGGACCAGCCACTCTTCCGTAAAGCTGAACAGCATGACTTTGCCATCATGGTCCATCCAGGAGACATGGAATGTTTCTGGCAATTTGCAGAACAGATGGGTTACTTCTACTTCAGCTATGAG GTTCAGCGCACACTCGGGATGTCTCATGACCATCACATTGCTGCCACCGTACATACTCCACAGGGCTTCCTTATCGACACTTCCCAGGATGCCCGGGGCCAGATTAACTTCGCCACACAAGAGACAG GGTTCTATCGGCTTTGTCTAAGAAATGACCAGAGTCGCTTCAGCTCTGTGCAAGTGTACCTCAACCTTGGCGTCTTCTACGAGGGGCTTGAAATGGATCACAAACAGTACCAAAGGAAGCAGTTGAACGACACTCTGGACGCGATCGAG GACAGTACACGAAGGATGGAGATCCATGTTTTCCACGTGTGGCGCTTCTACAACTTTGCCAGGATGAGGAAAGTGGCTGACtttctccttctccagtccacCTACACCTATGTGAACCGGTGGTCCGCAGCCCAGAGCCTCGCTATTGTTCTTTCTGGGGTCCTACAGCTGTACTTCTTGAAACGTCTTTTCACCGGCTCCGCTGCTGACACGAAGCAGAGATGCTGA